One window of the Amycolatopsis mediterranei genome contains the following:
- a CDS encoding FAD-dependent monooxygenase — translation MTKALIIGGGIAGPVAAMALQKAGIDSVVYEAYPEGADDVGAFMTIMNNGFDALHAIDADKPVLEASFPADRALFWSGSGKLLGEAPIGGGSTGAYGPHTIKRAELYRVLHDEAVRRGIKIEHDKRLDDVDTDLDQSVAAVFADGTRREGDLLIGADGIHSATRVLIEPDAPEPRYTGTVVLCGYARRAPVDPVPGVYRMIYGKRVFFAYTTAPTGETWWFVNLPGPEMRKAELAETSLEGWKRQATVLLRGDRSPASAIVEASEEIRASNGYDIASTPTWHTGRMIVIGDAAHAAAPNAGHGASMAMEDAIVLAKCLRDVPDVADAFRIYEGQRRERVERLVATSARMGGTATPGPVKRILRDMAIRKRLKGGPRNTAVWLTQHHIDWEANYGCVRRHRS, via the coding sequence ATGACCAAGGCGTTGATCATCGGCGGAGGCATCGCGGGGCCGGTCGCGGCGATGGCGCTCCAGAAGGCGGGTATCGACTCCGTTGTCTACGAGGCATACCCGGAAGGTGCAGACGACGTCGGCGCTTTCATGACGATCATGAACAACGGCTTTGACGCGCTGCACGCCATCGATGCCGACAAGCCGGTGCTGGAGGCGTCGTTCCCGGCCGACCGAGCGTTGTTCTGGAGCGGATCGGGCAAGCTGCTGGGTGAAGCGCCCATCGGCGGCGGCTCGACCGGCGCGTACGGGCCGCACACGATCAAGCGGGCCGAGCTGTACCGGGTGCTGCACGACGAGGCCGTGCGCCGCGGGATCAAGATCGAGCACGACAAGCGGCTCGACGACGTGGACACCGACCTCGATCAGAGCGTGGCGGCGGTCTTCGCGGACGGCACCCGCAGAGAAGGCGACCTGCTGATCGGCGCCGACGGCATCCACTCGGCGACCCGCGTGCTCATCGAACCGGACGCGCCCGAGCCGCGCTACACCGGGACGGTCGTGCTGTGCGGCTATGCCAGGCGGGCGCCCGTCGATCCGGTGCCGGGCGTGTACCGGATGATCTACGGCAAGCGGGTCTTTTTCGCCTACACGACCGCGCCCACCGGTGAGACATGGTGGTTCGTGAACCTGCCAGGCCCGGAGATGAGGAAAGCCGAGTTGGCGGAGACGTCGCTCGAGGGCTGGAAGAGGCAAGCCACGGTGCTGCTTCGGGGAGACCGGTCGCCGGCGTCTGCGATTGTCGAAGCGTCGGAGGAGATCCGGGCAAGCAACGGGTACGACATCGCGTCCACCCCGACCTGGCATACGGGCCGGATGATCGTCATCGGCGACGCGGCGCACGCCGCGGCGCCGAATGCCGGACACGGCGCGTCGATGGCGATGGAGGACGCCATCGTCCTGGCGAAGTGCCTGCGCGACGTGCCGGACGTCGCCGACGCGTTCCGAATCTATGAAGGGCAGCGCCGGGAGCGAGTCGAGCGCTTGGTGGCGACCAGCGCTCGGATGGGCGGCACGGCAACTCCGGGGCCGGTCAAGCGGATTCTCCGCGACATGGCGATCCGCAAGCGTCTCAAGGGCGGGCCGCGGAACACGGCGGTGTGGCTGACCCAGCACCACATCGACTGGGAAGCGAATTACGGCTGTGTGAGGCGTCACCGAAGCTGA
- a CDS encoding helix-turn-helix domain-containing protein, producing MAERPARDFADKLNHLFAVTKSPEGDEYSNDFVADSITAAGTKISGTYVWQLRKRKRDNPTIKHVEGLAKFFGVPFNYFFDDDVTDRVDQQLRDLAAEQERLKAQAGAPEAQLIAMRAGELTPGRRQLVMDLLDVVYRDQQAEQERSRGGEG from the coding sequence ATGGCTGAACGTCCCGCGCGTGACTTCGCGGACAAGCTGAACCACCTGTTTGCCGTCACGAAGTCTCCGGAGGGCGACGAGTACAGCAACGACTTCGTCGCGGACTCCATCACGGCCGCGGGTACGAAGATCTCCGGCACCTACGTCTGGCAGCTTCGGAAGCGGAAGCGGGACAACCCGACGATCAAGCACGTCGAGGGGTTGGCCAAGTTCTTCGGCGTCCCGTTCAACTACTTCTTCGACGACGACGTGACCGACCGCGTTGACCAGCAGCTGCGCGACCTCGCAGCGGAGCAGGAACGTCTCAAGGCCCAAGCTGGTGCCCCGGAAGCACAGCTCATCGCGATGCGGGCCGGTGAGCTGACCCCGGGCCGACGTCAGCTCGTGATGGATCTTCTCGACGTCGTCTACCGCGATCAGCAAGCAGAGCAGGAGCGGAGCCGGGGAGGGGAGGGATGA
- a CDS encoding SAF domain-containing protein, which yields MTTRVQPLRGVPDAPPPAPVPLRPPRRRRSKLLVLLGLVLSALSAAGVVWVFRATDEAVAAVGVARPVRYGEVITADALREVQVRPDPGVRPLPWDRRFDVVGRTSPTDLQPGEIVTPDAVTDPAIVPGAGQQLIGVPVKPGQLPAAPLQPRQPILLVPAGVAGTAAEAWAPVRGAVISVSDRDATSTQVIDVVVPEANGVQLASRASAGGVAIVVLPKDR from the coding sequence ATGACCACGCGGGTGCAGCCGCTGCGCGGCGTTCCCGACGCTCCACCTCCGGCACCGGTTCCGCTCCGGCCGCCGCGACGACGCCGCTCCAAGCTGCTCGTCCTGCTCGGCCTAGTGCTGTCCGCGCTCTCCGCTGCCGGGGTCGTGTGGGTCTTCCGCGCGACCGACGAGGCAGTGGCCGCGGTCGGCGTCGCCCGGCCGGTCCGGTACGGCGAGGTCATCACCGCCGATGCCTTGCGCGAGGTCCAGGTCCGGCCCGACCCCGGTGTCCGGCCGTTGCCGTGGGATCGGCGGTTCGACGTCGTCGGCCGGACGTCCCCGACCGACCTGCAGCCGGGCGAGATCGTGACGCCCGACGCGGTGACGGACCCGGCCATCGTCCCGGGCGCCGGGCAGCAGCTGATCGGTGTGCCAGTGAAGCCGGGGCAGCTGCCCGCGGCGCCGTTGCAACCTCGCCAGCCGATCCTTCTTGTTCCCGCTGGTGTCGCGGGAACCGCTGCCGAGGCGTGGGCGCCGGTTCGCGGTGCGGTGATCAGCGTGAGCGACCGCGACGCGACCTCGACGCAGGTGATCGACGTCGTCGTGCCGGAGGCGAACGGCGTCCAGTTGGCATCCCGGGCCTCGGCCGGCGGTGTCGCGATCGTCGTGTTGCCGAAGGACCGGTGA
- a CDS encoding winged helix-turn-helix transcriptional regulator, producing the protein MTRPSSQEITAEDAERLRKLHDARQLFGGDWMTAILLALKSGPKHYTELLGMVGTLNHAAAANNWSGRPRVLHASVLTRTLKTMTADRLIIRDQEPGVFPPSVVYSLAPATREALDAMQPLADWVSRHPDIVDQARHRRRDDSDGARRSA; encoded by the coding sequence ATGACTCGACCGAGCTCACAAGAGATCACCGCCGAGGACGCCGAGCGGCTGCGCAAGCTGCACGATGCGAGGCAGCTCTTCGGCGGCGACTGGATGACGGCGATCTTGCTGGCGTTGAAGAGCGGCCCGAAGCACTACACCGAACTGCTCGGCATGGTCGGCACGCTGAACCACGCCGCGGCGGCGAACAACTGGTCCGGACGGCCGCGGGTGCTGCACGCCAGCGTGCTGACGCGCACGTTGAAGACCATGACGGCCGACCGCCTCATAATCCGCGATCAGGAGCCCGGGGTGTTCCCGCCATCGGTCGTCTACTCGCTGGCGCCGGCGACCCGGGAGGCGCTCGACGCCATGCAGCCGCTGGCCGATTGGGTCAGCAGGCACCCGGACATCGTCGACCAGGCACGCCATCGCCGTCGCGATGACTCGGACGGCGCTCGCCGCTCGGCCTGA
- a CDS encoding MAB_1171c family putative transporter, translating into MKPLIAAYGIVSAVVLLWLVLRLVRNPGNAALRSVTALVACLAVAFPFGAAADNGARVAGLPPMISRLTQHGVLLVGVYCLVCFFLFSARERPVARRRAVWYALPLLAAEVALVVAALATPASARTNDQSVPSVAIFFIAADVFMAIGFAAAAVWAWRFAREAVGRLARGLRIAAIGLVVIVVANCVFVPAIVLTLVYDVGVAERPGSAGTVMGALAATFLLMPGVLLFLAGVTYPAAVTRCGAVRIWSRHRSGYRQLAPLWTALHSRFPDDALDRVPAAPWRDVLRLRGTHRRYYRRVVECRDGLVRISPYLARTDATADLPSRLEQALAAHAAGEPADVKAVPVALPEGEGLDADVRELIQLARGLETRGAG; encoded by the coding sequence GTGAAACCACTGATCGCCGCGTACGGCATCGTGTCGGCCGTCGTGCTGCTCTGGCTGGTGCTGAGGCTGGTCCGGAATCCCGGCAACGCCGCGCTTCGCAGCGTGACAGCGCTGGTGGCCTGCCTGGCGGTTGCGTTCCCGTTCGGCGCCGCGGCCGACAACGGCGCCCGGGTGGCCGGGCTGCCGCCGATGATCTCGCGGTTGACCCAGCACGGTGTTCTGCTGGTCGGGGTCTACTGCCTGGTGTGCTTTTTCCTGTTCTCCGCGCGAGAGCGGCCGGTCGCGCGGCGACGGGCCGTCTGGTACGCGCTTCCGCTGCTCGCGGCGGAGGTGGCACTCGTCGTCGCCGCGCTGGCGACGCCAGCCTCCGCCCGGACCAACGACCAGTCGGTGCCCAGCGTGGCGATCTTCTTCATCGCCGCGGACGTGTTCATGGCGATCGGCTTCGCTGCGGCGGCGGTGTGGGCCTGGCGGTTCGCGCGCGAGGCGGTCGGCAGGCTGGCTCGAGGACTGCGCATCGCGGCCATCGGCCTGGTGGTCATCGTCGTGGCGAACTGCGTCTTCGTGCCGGCGATCGTGCTGACCTTGGTTTACGACGTCGGCGTCGCGGAGAGGCCCGGATCCGCGGGGACGGTGATGGGTGCGCTCGCCGCCACCTTTTTGCTGATGCCTGGCGTACTGCTGTTCTTGGCCGGAGTCACCTATCCGGCTGCGGTGACCAGGTGCGGTGCGGTGCGGATCTGGTCGCGGCACCGAAGTGGGTATCGGCAGCTGGCTCCGCTGTGGACGGCGTTGCACTCGCGGTTTCCGGACGACGCACTGGATCGCGTTCCGGCGGCACCTTGGCGTGACGTGCTTCGCCTTCGGGGGACGCATCGTCGGTACTACCGCCGGGTCGTCGAGTGCCGCGACGGGCTGGTCCGGATCAGCCCGTACCTGGCGCGGACCGATGCCACGGCCGACCTGCCGAGCCGCCTGGAGCAGGCGCTGGCCGCGCACGCGGCCGGTGAACCGGCTGACGTGAAGGCGGTTCCGGTGGCGCTTCCGGAGGGCGAGGGACTGGACGCCGACGTGCGCGAGCTGATTCAGCTGGCGCGGGGCCTGGAGACGAGGGGAGCGGGATGA
- a CDS encoding DUF6355 family natural product biosynthesis protein: protein MSNSKIFRGAGRIISAASAVIAMFGCVSVSAADAAVPHTMAEHCGYLEWGQYRHCDGGTGSTVMLDVQDVWGNIYHYCVGPGVTDLQPVIRWRVTGAWWNGGVGCAPGYYGPA, encoded by the coding sequence ATGTCAAACTCGAAAATATTTCGCGGGGCAGGTCGGATCATTAGCGCGGCCTCAGCGGTGATCGCCATGTTCGGATGCGTCTCCGTGTCGGCTGCCGATGCAGCTGTCCCGCACACGATGGCGGAACACTGCGGGTATCTGGAATGGGGACAGTACCGTCACTGTGACGGCGGGACGGGTTCCACTGTCATGCTCGACGTCCAAGACGTCTGGGGGAACATCTATCACTACTGCGTCGGGCCAGGCGTGACGGACCTGCAGCCGGTCATCAGATGGCGCGTGACCGGCGCGTGGTGGAACGGTGGCGTGGGTTGCGCCCCCGGATACTACGGCCCGGCCTGA